The following coding sequences lie in one Amycolatopsis cihanbeyliensis genomic window:
- a CDS encoding LLM class flavin-dependent oxidoreductase, with translation MRFGIFLVTGRFAGQDDAAALRRSAEAVVAAERAGFDDVWLAEHHFMPYGVCPSATTFAGHALGRTSRIEVGTAVSVLSTVHPIALAEQCALLTTVSGGRFRLGVGRGGPWLELEVFGTGTARYDHGFAEGLDLLLTAMTEDRAGAAGEHFSFREVPMVPRVPGIRPPVVACGSPDSQAVRLAARRGLPMLLGLHADDEEKARTVAAYRALAGTGGAEPAGGHVSTVLCQVADDPEQALRQVRAALPGWLGPGLDAHVPVDGRQRGKRDPVAYTERLCAIHPVGSPADCVARLREGIRRTGISHVIMLVEATGAPESTLANIERIGAEVLPALRG, from the coding sequence GTGCGATTCGGGATCTTCCTGGTCACCGGCAGGTTCGCCGGGCAGGACGACGCGGCCGCGTTGCGCCGCTCGGCGGAGGCGGTGGTCGCGGCCGAGCGCGCAGGGTTCGACGACGTGTGGCTGGCCGAGCACCACTTCATGCCCTACGGGGTCTGCCCTTCCGCGACCACCTTCGCCGGGCACGCACTCGGCCGGACCAGCCGGATCGAGGTCGGTACCGCGGTCAGCGTGCTGTCCACCGTGCACCCGATCGCGTTGGCGGAGCAGTGTGCCCTGCTCACCACGGTGTCCGGCGGCCGGTTCCGGCTCGGCGTCGGTCGCGGCGGGCCGTGGCTGGAGCTGGAGGTGTTCGGCACCGGGACCGCGCGCTACGACCACGGCTTCGCCGAGGGGCTCGACCTGCTGCTCACCGCGATGACCGAGGACCGGGCGGGGGCGGCCGGTGAGCACTTCTCGTTCCGCGAGGTGCCGATGGTGCCGCGGGTGCCGGGAATCAGGCCGCCGGTGGTGGCCTGCGGCTCACCGGACTCGCAGGCGGTGCGGCTGGCGGCGCGGCGGGGCCTGCCGATGCTGCTCGGCCTGCACGCCGACGACGAGGAGAAGGCGCGAACGGTGGCGGCGTACCGAGCGCTGGCGGGAACCGGGGGCGCCGAGCCGGCGGGAGGGCACGTCTCCACCGTGCTCTGCCAGGTCGCCGACGACCCCGAGCAGGCGTTGCGGCAGGTCCGCGCGGCGCTGCCCGGCTGGCTGGGCCCGGGGCTGGACGCGCATGTGCCGGTGGACGGTAGGCAACGCGGCAAGCGGGACCCGGTGGCGTACACCGAGCGGCTGTGCGCGATCCACCCGGTCGGCAGCCCCGCCGACTGCGTGGCCCGGCTGCGCGAAGGGATCCGGCGCACCGGCATCTCGCACGTCATCATGCTGGTGGAGGCGACCGGTGCGCCGGAGAGCACGCTGGCCAACATCGAACGGATCGGTGCCGAGGTGCTGCCCGCGTTGCGCGGTTAG
- a CDS encoding SCO5389 family protein: MSLDVSPSLLEKAGRGEVDDAEFVACVRESLPYAWQVLSTVIADLEVAEDGFADHETPPPSEAERGQLLRALASDAIRGGLERHFGVKLAFQNCHRVAAFRPTETGSERYREFVSPRGQLLNQSPELRDC; this comes from the coding sequence ATGTCTCTCGATGTTTCGCCATCCCTGCTCGAGAAGGCCGGGCGCGGCGAGGTGGATGACGCCGAGTTCGTCGCCTGCGTCCGTGAGTCGCTGCCCTACGCCTGGCAGGTGCTCAGCACGGTGATCGCGGACCTGGAGGTCGCCGAGGACGGTTTCGCCGACCACGAGACGCCGCCACCGAGCGAGGCGGAACGCGGCCAGTTGCTGCGCGCGCTGGCCTCGGACGCGATCCGCGGTGGCCTGGAACGGCACTTCGGGGTGAAGCTGGCATTCCAGAACTGCCACCGGGTCGCGGCGTTCCGGCCAACCGAGACCGGTAGCGAGCGGTACCGGGAGTTCGTCTCACCACGCGGGCAGCTGCTCAACCAGAGTCCCGAGTTGCGGGACTGCTAA
- a CDS encoding FAD-dependent oxidoreductase, whose protein sequence is MSRSLRVAIVGAGPAGIYTADLLDKSDTGVSIDLFERMPAPFGLIRYGVAPDHPRIKGIVQALHRVLDRPGIRLFGNVDYGTDLKLDDLREHYDAVVFATGAATDRALDIPGIERPGSYGAADFVSWYDGHPDVPRDWPLEASSVAVLGAGNVALDVARILAKTADELLSTEIPPNVYRGLAASPVTDVHVFGRRGPAQAKFTPMELRELDHSPNVEVIVYPEDIEFDEGSMAAIRSSKQVDMVVKTLQEWAIREPGSRPKRLHLHFFHSPAEVLGGERVTGLRTERTELTGDGGVRGTGEFHDWDVQAVYRAVGYLSEHLAEIPFDHTSGTVPHQAGRVLDLDEDQLTGVYTTGWIKRGPVGLIGHTKGDAAETVASLLADAPLLPAPERPGPDAILDFLAERGVPYTTWEGWGRLDAHERSLGTAQDRERVKVVERAEMVRISHGA, encoded by the coding sequence ATGAGTCGTTCTCTGCGCGTGGCCATCGTCGGTGCCGGGCCCGCCGGCATCTACACGGCGGACCTGCTGGACAAGTCCGATACCGGGGTGAGCATCGACCTGTTCGAACGGATGCCCGCCCCGTTCGGGCTGATCCGCTACGGGGTCGCGCCCGATCACCCCCGGATCAAGGGCATCGTGCAGGCCCTGCACCGGGTGCTGGACCGGCCGGGCATCCGCCTGTTCGGCAACGTGGACTACGGCACCGACCTCAAGCTGGACGACCTGCGCGAGCACTACGACGCCGTGGTCTTCGCCACCGGCGCCGCCACCGACCGCGCGCTGGACATCCCCGGCATCGAGCGGCCGGGCAGCTACGGCGCCGCCGACTTCGTGTCCTGGTACGACGGCCACCCGGACGTGCCGAGGGACTGGCCGCTCGAGGCGAGCAGCGTCGCGGTGCTCGGCGCAGGCAACGTGGCGCTGGACGTGGCCCGCATCCTGGCCAAGACGGCCGACGAGCTGCTCAGCACCGAGATCCCGCCGAACGTCTACCGCGGCCTCGCGGCCAGCCCGGTCACCGATGTGCACGTGTTCGGCAGGCGCGGGCCGGCGCAGGCCAAGTTCACCCCGATGGAGCTGCGCGAGCTGGACCACTCGCCGAACGTCGAGGTGATCGTCTACCCGGAGGACATCGAGTTCGACGAGGGCTCGATGGCGGCCATCCGCTCGTCCAAGCAGGTCGACATGGTGGTGAAGACCCTCCAGGAGTGGGCCATCCGCGAGCCCGGTTCTCGACCCAAACGCTTGCACCTGCACTTCTTCCACTCACCGGCCGAGGTGCTCGGCGGCGAGCGGGTCACCGGGCTTCGTACCGAGCGCACCGAGCTGACCGGAGACGGCGGCGTGCGCGGCACCGGCGAGTTCCACGACTGGGACGTGCAGGCGGTGTACCGAGCGGTCGGCTACCTGTCCGAGCACCTCGCCGAGATCCCGTTCGACCACACCTCCGGCACCGTGCCGCACCAGGCGGGCCGGGTGCTGGACCTGGACGAGGACCAGCTCACCGGGGTGTACACCACCGGATGGATCAAGCGCGGCCCGGTCGGGCTGATCGGGCACACCAAGGGGGACGCCGCCGAAACCGTCGCCAGCCTGCTGGCCGACGCCCCGCTACTGCCCGCCCCGGAGCGGCCGGGCCCGGACGCCATCCTCGACTTCCTCGCCGAGCGCGGCGTGCCCTACACGACCTGGGAAGGCTGGGGCAGGCTGGACGCGCACGAGCGGTCCCTCGGCACCGCCCAGGACCGGGAGCGGGTCAAGGTGGTCGAGCGCGCGGAAATGGTGCGGATCTCGCACGGGGCGTGA
- a CDS encoding glycoside hydrolase domain-containing protein: MVDEKVLEGQQWVNKTYGQVAGYERCPEDGRTGWSTMWSLTMGLQHELGISPVVANFGPGTLSSLRAHGDVGFDEDNANICNIVQYALFAKGYWGGSGDGTFTGTTASSVREMANDMGVGGSSPYKVVSPKLFKALLSMDAYILTVGGTEKIREIQRWLNGRYQHKSTFFFGPCDGHFSRNVQQALMKAIQYEVGIPEDQVNGYFGPGTKAGLRRNPVSEGSSGIFVRLFSAACVFNEPVEDTVTSFKDTFDAPLREFVRAFQLFSALEVTGRGDFRTWAQLLVSTGDPDRPASGCDTSRTITASRAAALRDAGYRYVGRYLQNAPGSNSRNKEIQPGELGDLFDHGLRLFPIWQYNARELSDFTFSNGFQDGLRAHARGLHYGFNRGTVIYFAVDYDATQAEIESNIIPYFNGIVSGLSNQGKRYVHGVYGSRNVCSQVTKATYARWSFVSGMSWGFSGNLGFPLPENWAFNQIKEFSFSAGGDSFPLDNDVHKPGADAGQRSVNKEVEPSGDFVEYVQMLYELALAYGKGDPNQLVMEYIREDRYNDLQWRGLIGGIDEDFFAYANEHGAYLKREFEDSFSGHELSAEHLMATCNGHYVEPPPSNSKSVNRGDVAGWGGDLMTLYGEWRRDSDSYPSGYTYCMDKMAKIGVKSSFGFPDLIEDADGYLISQKIRAGTNIVDAVRQHYIDNGNLTRFQDYFDQRFSGTVSNTMFMVRNMLTMQDDPIILAGRTYLIEKTGGVPTTLPSALLPETLDEFLKGFADTLLFRVGQESQARAAILDNRRNPAHD; encoded by the coding sequence ATGGTCGACGAGAAGGTTCTCGAAGGGCAGCAGTGGGTCAACAAAACCTATGGCCAGGTAGCAGGTTACGAGCGGTGCCCTGAGGACGGCCGTACTGGATGGTCGACAATGTGGTCGTTGACCATGGGGCTGCAGCATGAGCTAGGTATCAGCCCGGTTGTAGCGAACTTCGGGCCAGGAACACTCTCCAGCCTGCGCGCTCATGGTGACGTTGGGTTCGACGAGGACAACGCGAACATTTGCAACATCGTTCAGTACGCCCTGTTCGCCAAGGGCTACTGGGGCGGCAGCGGCGACGGCACTTTCACCGGGACTACCGCAAGCTCGGTCCGCGAGATGGCGAACGACATGGGAGTGGGCGGCTCCAGTCCCTATAAGGTCGTCTCACCGAAGCTGTTCAAAGCCTTGCTTTCGATGGATGCGTACATCCTCACCGTCGGCGGCACCGAGAAGATCCGGGAGATCCAGCGCTGGCTCAACGGTCGCTATCAGCATAAGTCGACCTTCTTCTTCGGTCCGTGCGATGGTCATTTCTCCAGGAACGTGCAACAGGCGCTGATGAAGGCCATCCAGTACGAGGTCGGTATACCCGAAGACCAGGTCAACGGTTACTTCGGTCCGGGAACCAAAGCAGGGCTCAGACGAAATCCGGTGTCCGAGGGTTCGTCCGGCATCTTTGTGCGGCTGTTCAGCGCGGCGTGTGTGTTCAACGAGCCGGTCGAGGATACCGTCACCTCGTTCAAGGACACCTTCGATGCCCCGCTCCGGGAGTTCGTCCGGGCGTTCCAGTTGTTCTCGGCGCTCGAGGTCACCGGGCGTGGTGACTTTCGGACGTGGGCGCAGCTGTTGGTCTCCACCGGAGACCCGGACCGTCCGGCCAGTGGTTGTGACACCAGCCGGACGATCACCGCTTCCCGCGCCGCGGCGCTGCGCGATGCCGGATACCGGTACGTGGGCCGGTACCTGCAGAACGCACCTGGCAGCAACTCTCGGAACAAGGAGATCCAACCCGGCGAACTTGGCGACCTCTTCGACCATGGTCTGCGTTTGTTCCCTATCTGGCAGTACAATGCCAGGGAATTGAGCGACTTCACCTTCTCCAACGGGTTCCAGGACGGGTTGCGCGCGCATGCACGCGGCCTGCATTACGGGTTCAACCGGGGAACGGTGATCTATTTCGCGGTCGACTACGACGCCACTCAGGCCGAGATCGAGTCGAACATCATTCCGTACTTCAACGGCATCGTGTCCGGGTTGAGCAACCAGGGCAAGCGCTACGTGCATGGTGTGTACGGCTCCCGGAACGTGTGCTCTCAGGTCACCAAGGCAACCTATGCTCGGTGGTCGTTCGTCTCCGGGATGTCCTGGGGTTTCTCCGGGAATCTCGGGTTTCCGTTGCCGGAGAACTGGGCTTTCAACCAGATCAAGGAGTTCTCGTTCTCCGCGGGAGGAGACTCATTCCCGCTGGACAACGACGTGCACAAGCCGGGCGCCGACGCCGGTCAGCGCTCGGTGAACAAGGAAGTCGAGCCCTCCGGCGACTTTGTCGAGTACGTGCAGATGCTGTACGAGTTGGCGCTCGCCTACGGGAAGGGCGACCCGAACCAGCTGGTTATGGAGTACATCCGCGAGGACCGGTACAACGATTTACAGTGGCGCGGGCTGATCGGTGGTATCGACGAGGATTTCTTCGCGTACGCCAATGAGCACGGTGCCTATCTGAAGAGGGAGTTCGAAGACAGTTTCAGTGGTCATGAGCTGAGTGCCGAGCATCTGATGGCGACGTGCAATGGCCACTATGTCGAACCGCCACCGTCGAATTCGAAGTCCGTCAACCGGGGCGACGTCGCGGGCTGGGGCGGCGACCTCATGACCCTGTACGGGGAGTGGCGCCGGGACAGCGACAGTTATCCTTCCGGCTACACCTACTGCATGGACAAGATGGCGAAGATCGGAGTGAAGTCCTCCTTCGGATTCCCCGACCTCATCGAGGACGCCGATGGGTACCTGATTTCTCAAAAGATTCGCGCGGGCACGAACATTGTCGATGCGGTACGTCAGCACTATATTGATAATGGAAACCTGACGAGGTTCCAGGATTACTTCGATCAGCGTTTCTCCGGAACCGTGTCCAACACCATGTTCATGGTACGAAACATGCTGACGATGCAGGACGATCCAATCATCCTTGCCGGGAGGACCTACCTGATCGAGAAGACCGGTGGGGTGCCGACCACGCTTCCCTCGGCGTTGCTACCGGAGACCCTCGACGAGTTCCTGAAGGGGTTCGCGGACACTTTGTTGTTCCGGGTCGGCCAGGAGAGTCAGGCGAGAGCAGCAATCTTGGACAACCGACGCAACCCCGCTCATGATTGA
- a CDS encoding aminodeoxychorismate/anthranilate synthase component II, producing MRVLVIDNYDSFVYNLVQYLAQLGADCTVWRNDVVRLDEVPGFDGVLVSPGPGTPERAGQSMDVVRRCADSRTPMLGVCLGHQAIGAVYGATVDRAHELLHGKTSQVRHAGGGVLAGLPDPFTATRYHSLTVLADTIPAEFEVTAHTESGVVMGMRHRELPLEGVQFHPESVLTQGGHRMLANWMAGAGRPVSGSTVDKLETATRELQQAAVAAV from the coding sequence ATGCGTGTGCTGGTGATCGACAACTACGACAGCTTCGTCTACAACCTGGTGCAGTACCTCGCCCAGCTCGGCGCCGACTGCACGGTGTGGCGCAACGACGTGGTGCGACTGGACGAGGTGCCCGGGTTCGACGGGGTGCTGGTCTCGCCAGGGCCGGGGACGCCGGAGCGGGCAGGGCAGAGCATGGACGTGGTGCGCCGCTGCGCGGACAGCCGGACGCCGATGCTCGGGGTCTGCCTCGGGCACCAGGCCATCGGTGCCGTCTACGGGGCGACGGTCGATCGCGCGCACGAACTGCTGCACGGCAAGACCAGCCAGGTACGGCATGCCGGGGGTGGGGTGCTGGCCGGGCTGCCGGACCCGTTCACCGCGACCCGGTACCACTCGCTGACCGTCCTCGCCGACACGATCCCGGCCGAGTTCGAGGTCACCGCGCATACCGAGTCCGGCGTGGTGATGGGCATGCGGCACCGGGAGCTGCCGCTGGAGGGCGTGCAGTTCCATCCCGAGTCCGTGCTCACCCAGGGCGGCCACCGGATGCTGGCCAACTGGATGGCCGGTGCGGGCCGCCCGGTTTCAGGGTCCACTGTGGACAAGTTGGAGACCGCGACCAGGGAGCTGCAGCAAGCCGCCGTCGCGGCTGTCTGA
- a CDS encoding ATP-binding cassette domain-containing protein, which translates to MLRLVGVGKRYGRADPVLDDVDLDVGAGQVLGIVGGNGSGKSTLLRVLAGISRPTRGRRTGSPRTGYLPDRFPAATARMSALAYLRHMGRTSGLSGARATARGTELLRALALVGDPSGPMRELSKGNAQKVGLAQALLPEPELLVLDEPLSGLDTSAYGVFGDLVAGFAARGGSVVFSAHRPEQAQAHATETFRLAGGRLSSLGPAEEVGPRATIVLRGAVAGVWRAEPGVLSAVEDGERLELTVPAARCDAMLLLALRRGCSVRAVQRQPAEVAP; encoded by the coding sequence GTGCTGCGGTTGGTGGGGGTCGGCAAACGCTACGGCCGGGCCGATCCGGTGCTGGACGACGTGGACCTGGACGTCGGAGCGGGCCAGGTACTCGGGATCGTCGGCGGCAACGGCTCCGGGAAGTCGACCCTGCTGCGCGTCCTCGCCGGCATCAGCCGCCCCACGCGCGGGCGGCGCACGGGATCCCCGCGGACCGGGTACCTGCCCGATCGCTTCCCTGCCGCCACCGCACGGATGAGCGCGCTGGCCTACCTGCGGCACATGGGCCGGACCAGCGGGCTCTCCGGGGCGCGGGCGACCGCGCGCGGTACGGAGTTGCTGCGCGCGCTCGCGCTGGTCGGTGATCCGAGCGGGCCGATGCGGGAACTGTCCAAGGGCAACGCGCAGAAGGTCGGCCTGGCCCAGGCGCTGCTGCCCGAACCGGAGCTGCTGGTGCTGGACGAGCCACTGTCCGGATTGGACACTTCGGCGTACGGGGTGTTCGGCGATCTGGTGGCCGGATTCGCCGCGCGCGGCGGGAGCGTGGTGTTCAGCGCGCACCGGCCCGAGCAGGCGCAGGCGCACGCCACCGAGACCTTCCGGCTGGCCGGCGGGCGGCTGAGCTCGCTGGGACCGGCCGAGGAGGTGGGTCCGCGGGCGACGATCGTGTTGCGTGGCGCGGTCGCCGGGGTCTGGCGGGCCGAGCCCGGTGTGCTGTCCGCGGTCGAGGACGGCGAGCGGCTCGAGCTGACCGTCCCCGCGGCCCGCTGCGACGCGATGTTGCTGCTCGCCCTGCGCCGGGGTTGCTCGGTACGGGCCGTGCAACGCCAGCCTGCGGAGGTGGCCCCGTGA
- a CDS encoding alpha/beta hydrolase: MRSALLGVVTLVATMAVPLAGTAGAVSPPSVLGGSGPYPAGYETTWRLPDHTIYRPEVLPPDSKLPIVAWGNGACRADGTWFENVLTEWASHGFLVIANGRPGGFGSTDSDMLIEAIDWAIAENSRFRGEYRGRIDTTKIAVMGQSCGGIETYEVADDPRITTTVLWNSGLLRDSQNYLLRRLHAPIAYFAGGPSDIAYDNAMDDWRRLPGGLPAFMGNLDVGHFGTFAEPNGGEFGRVGGHWLKWQLKGDPAGRAQFVGPDCGLCDTEWDVRQKNLG; this comes from the coding sequence ATGCGTAGTGCGCTTCTCGGTGTCGTCACTCTGGTCGCGACGATGGCCGTGCCGCTGGCCGGCACGGCCGGTGCCGTGTCCCCACCGTCGGTGCTGGGCGGCTCGGGCCCGTATCCGGCGGGATACGAGACGACCTGGCGGCTGCCGGACCACACCATCTACCGGCCGGAGGTGCTGCCCCCGGACAGCAAGCTGCCCATCGTGGCCTGGGGCAACGGGGCCTGCCGCGCCGATGGCACCTGGTTCGAGAACGTCCTCACCGAGTGGGCATCCCACGGCTTCCTGGTCATCGCGAACGGCAGGCCGGGCGGGTTCGGCTCGACCGATTCCGACATGCTGATCGAGGCCATCGACTGGGCGATCGCGGAGAACTCCCGGTTCCGCGGCGAGTACCGGGGCCGGATCGACACCACGAAGATCGCGGTGATGGGCCAGTCCTGCGGCGGCATCGAGACCTACGAGGTGGCCGACGACCCGCGGATCACCACCACGGTCCTGTGGAACAGCGGACTGCTCCGGGACAGCCAGAACTACCTGCTGCGTCGCCTGCACGCCCCGATCGCCTATTTCGCCGGTGGTCCCAGCGATATCGCCTACGACAACGCGATGGACGACTGGCGGCGGCTGCCCGGCGGCCTGCCCGCGTTCATGGGCAACCTGGACGTCGGCCACTTCGGTACCTTCGCCGAACCCAACGGCGGCGAGTTCGGCCGGGTCGGCGGGCACTGGCTGAAGTGGCAGCTCAAGGGCGACCCGGCCGGCAGGGCCCAGTTCGTCGGCCCCGACTGCGGGCTGTGCGACACCGAGTGGGACGTGCGGCAGAAGAACCTCGGCTAG
- a CDS encoding peptidase inhibitor family I36 protein, which yields MGRGFRLAGRALIGAAIASVAIVVPSTGASAAPSCTSDLCLWSGINYSGTKSSAGYFDKNTHCYPKKRYNSMISRTGYKIRMYNGSYCSGPSFILQPGQKISNTKFVVHSFKRA from the coding sequence ATGGGACGTGGATTCCGGCTGGCCGGGCGTGCGCTGATCGGCGCGGCCATCGCTTCGGTCGCGATCGTGGTTCCGTCCACGGGGGCGAGTGCCGCGCCGAGCTGCACCAGTGACCTGTGCCTGTGGTCGGGCATCAACTACAGCGGCACCAAGAGCAGCGCGGGGTACTTCGACAAGAACACGCACTGCTACCCGAAGAAGCGCTACAACTCGATGATCAGCCGGACCGGCTACAAGATCCGGATGTACAACGGCAGCTACTGCAGCGGGCCTTCCTTCATTCTGCAGCCGGGGCAGAAGATCTCGAACACCAAGTTCGTGGTGCACAGCTTCAAGCGCGCCTGA
- a CDS encoding DUF397 domain-containing protein yields the protein MTPPDFTNATWRSSSYSSSNGGECVEVAFAAPVVGLRDSKDRAGGHLTLQASAWRALLHLLR from the coding sequence ATGACTCCCCCAGACTTCACCAACGCCACTTGGCGCAGCAGCAGCTACAGCAGCAGCAACGGCGGTGAGTGCGTCGAGGTCGCCTTCGCCGCGCCGGTCGTCGGCCTGCGTGACTCCAAGGACCGCGCCGGCGGTCACCTGACGTTACAGGCCTCGGCGTGGCGAGCGTTACTTCACCTACTTCGGTGA
- a CDS encoding helix-turn-helix domain-containing protein — translation MEIPSDPELLKTQLGIELRRLREEAGYPATEAARVIGAQQPKLSKLENGNQAADPEDIRLLAEFYGATEEQRDYLVALAEAQPKRRRRRKSAQRDAVPDWFRRFLALEWDATEIRSYQIESVHGLLQTEGYARSNILAGQPEADERIIDQQVITRMNRQVVLKRTGRPSLRLEVVLSEAALRRVQGSRAIMRTQLRHLVAASKRPNITIRVLPFEVPDRIAMPSTFSLFRLAEQNFSTVYLEDLFGATYLKEADEFTQYSIVFGRLRDAALDPDSSRRFLDKMAESYR, via the coding sequence ATGGAGATACCTTCCGATCCGGAGTTGCTGAAGACACAGCTGGGCATCGAGCTGCGCCGGCTGCGCGAGGAAGCGGGCTACCCGGCCACCGAGGCGGCCCGGGTCATCGGCGCTCAGCAGCCGAAACTGTCCAAGCTGGAGAACGGCAACCAGGCCGCCGATCCGGAGGACATCCGCCTGCTCGCCGAGTTCTACGGCGCGACCGAGGAGCAGCGAGACTACCTGGTGGCGCTCGCCGAGGCGCAGCCGAAACGCCGCCGCAGGCGCAAGTCCGCCCAACGGGATGCCGTGCCGGACTGGTTCCGCCGCTTCCTCGCCCTGGAGTGGGACGCCACCGAGATCCGCAGCTACCAGATCGAGTCCGTGCACGGACTACTGCAAACAGAGGGCTACGCTCGCTCGAATATCCTGGCTGGCCAACCGGAAGCCGACGAACGAATCATCGACCAGCAGGTGATCACCCGAATGAACCGGCAGGTGGTGCTCAAGCGTACTGGCCGCCCATCACTTCGGCTGGAAGTCGTGCTGAGCGAGGCGGCGCTGCGGCGTGTCCAGGGCAGTCGAGCCATCATGCGTACACAGTTAAGACACCTGGTCGCCGCCTCGAAACGACCCAACATCACCATCCGGGTGCTGCCCTTCGAGGTGCCGGATCGCATCGCCATGCCGTCCACCTTCTCCTTGTTCCGGCTGGCCGAGCAGAACTTCTCCACCGTCTACCTCGAGGACCTGTTCGGCGCCACCTACCTCAAGGAGGCGGACGAGTTCACCCAGTACAGCATCGTGTTCGGGCGGTTGCGGGATGCCGCGCTGGACCCGGACAGCTCCCGCCGGTTCCTCGATAAGATGGCGGAGTCCTATCGATGA
- a CDS encoding effector-associated constant component EACC1, which produces MSSGTMTVRLAGSAEELRRLAAWLRDEDDLRGRVRLQQRPTEPGEMGSLADVLVVVLASGGVVNTTVKSVFAWLRHRRDAQQVSLIVRCGDTGEELDLQCGSANDAEQLVDRATRFLDRRA; this is translated from the coding sequence GTGAGCTCGGGAACGATGACCGTTCGGCTAGCTGGCTCCGCCGAGGAGTTGCGCCGCCTCGCGGCTTGGTTGCGAGACGAGGACGACCTTCGTGGACGGGTTCGCCTTCAGCAGCGGCCGACCGAGCCAGGAGAGATGGGGAGTCTGGCTGATGTCCTGGTGGTGGTGTTGGCCAGTGGTGGTGTTGTCAATACGACCGTGAAGTCCGTGTTCGCCTGGTTGCGGCATCGCCGCGACGCGCAGCAGGTCTCACTTATCGTGCGGTGTGGCGACACAGGTGAGGAATTGGACCTCCAGTGCGGTTCGGCTAACGACGCCGAGCAACTCGTGGATCGAGCCACCCGGTTTCTCGACCGTCGGGCGTGA